One window from the genome of Roseomonas haemaphysalidis encodes:
- a CDS encoding helicase-related protein, with amino-acid sequence MNDIPHEPVASPAEAAILASGLTVESREMPQLIRLVARRMPADREAVAAALCDVRRKAWTGKLMDLANRFGESWVRRADAEAAAASIATPEPDEDQLRHALRTVIAARLRAAGPDAQAALDSISAELLDATGHLLPADRHATLAQQVAWAFGLDRTETASFVAAAIRAEDRRRAELRGAEQAARAKRRDEVARLRAWEKSLVGIEGIPGLLGCTPKEALRWAGAGLLPVARRQRDRGGRERWEFDPAEIIPLKRDSAEWRRAEQEAAPTRKGEAPQKVSLTRVGNAAIARVAALDRYAAHFATARAMQRRIVLVTGPTNSGKSHTALDRLSTSESGYALAPLRLLAHEFRDALESRGVEASLSTGEERIHVPGSRHLAATVEMCPLRNPVDVAIVDEAQLLHDRDRGAAWTAAIMGVPAREVFVLGAPECIPMVERIAQLCGDSVEKVSLERKGPLRAAAAPVGIGDLKAGDALIAFSRRDVLDFRAELVRRGRRVAVIYGALSPEVRRAEAARFRNGEADIVVATDAIGMGLNLPIRRIVFSALKKFDGEGRRDLNAQEVKQIGGRAGRFGRFEEGIVAVLAGAGSPDFVRHLLNAPPAPPAELRPQVQPDADIVQAVAAEIGSDSLFGVLARIKRAVLRLDDPNYRLADMTQAAAIASAIDGVGLALMDRWTYALCPVDERDNGIQRLARWAVDHAAGRPVVPPAAGRLPDPMQASGEELQRGEKVHKRLVAWRWLSLRFPAAYPDMERAEAETMRLDHWIEDVLRQQRRGRTALAG; translated from the coding sequence TTGAACGACATTCCGCACGAGCCCGTGGCCAGCCCGGCCGAGGCCGCCATCCTGGCTTCGGGCCTGACGGTTGAATCGCGCGAAATGCCGCAGCTGATCCGCCTGGTCGCGCGCCGCATGCCGGCGGACCGCGAAGCCGTGGCGGCCGCGCTGTGCGACGTGCGCCGCAAGGCCTGGACCGGCAAGCTGATGGACCTGGCCAACCGCTTCGGCGAAAGCTGGGTGCGCCGCGCGGATGCCGAGGCGGCGGCGGCCTCCATCGCCACGCCGGAACCGGACGAGGACCAGTTGCGCCACGCGCTGCGCACCGTCATCGCCGCCCGGCTGCGCGCCGCGGGACCGGACGCCCAGGCGGCGCTGGATTCCATCTCGGCCGAATTGCTGGACGCCACCGGCCACCTGCTGCCCGCCGACCGCCACGCCACGCTGGCGCAGCAGGTTGCCTGGGCCTTCGGGCTGGACCGGACGGAAACGGCTTCCTTTGTCGCCGCCGCCATCCGGGCCGAGGACCGCCGCCGCGCCGAGCTGCGCGGCGCCGAGCAGGCCGCCCGCGCCAAGCGGCGGGACGAGGTGGCCCGGCTGCGCGCTTGGGAAAAGAGCCTGGTGGGCATCGAGGGCATCCCGGGCCTCTTGGGCTGCACGCCCAAGGAGGCGCTGCGCTGGGCCGGCGCCGGGCTCTTGCCGGTGGCCCGCCGCCAGCGCGACCGCGGCGGCCGCGAGCGCTGGGAATTCGATCCCGCCGAGATCATCCCCCTCAAGCGCGATTCCGCCGAATGGCGCCGCGCCGAGCAGGAAGCCGCGCCCACGCGCAAGGGCGAGGCGCCGCAGAAGGTCTCGCTCACCCGCGTCGGCAATGCCGCCATCGCCCGCGTCGCGGCGCTGGACCGCTACGCCGCGCACTTCGCCACCGCCCGCGCCATGCAGCGGCGCATCGTGCTGGTCACCGGCCCGACCAACAGCGGCAAGAGCCACACCGCGCTGGACCGCCTGTCCACCTCCGAAAGCGGCTACGCCCTGGCGCCGCTGCGCCTGCTGGCGCACGAGTTCCGCGACGCGCTGGAATCGCGCGGCGTCGAGGCCTCGCTGTCGACCGGCGAGGAGCGCATCCACGTTCCCGGCAGCCGCCACCTGGCGGCGACCGTCGAGATGTGCCCGCTGCGCAACCCGGTGGACGTGGCGATCGTCGACGAGGCGCAATTGCTGCACGACCGCGACCGCGGCGCCGCCTGGACCGCCGCCATCATGGGCGTCCCGGCGCGCGAGGTCTTCGTGCTCGGCGCGCCCGAATGCATCCCGATGGTGGAGCGCATCGCCCAGCTCTGCGGCGACAGCGTCGAGAAGGTATCGCTGGAGCGCAAGGGCCCGCTGCGCGCCGCCGCTGCTCCGGTGGGCATCGGCGACCTCAAGGCCGGCGACGCGCTGATCGCCTTTTCCCGCCGCGACGTGCTGGACTTCCGCGCCGAGCTGGTCCGCCGTGGCCGCCGCGTGGCCGTCATCTACGGCGCCCTCTCCCCCGAGGTGCGCCGCGCCGAGGCCGCGCGCTTCCGCAACGGCGAGGCCGACATCGTCGTGGCCACCGACGCCATCGGCATGGGCCTGAACCTGCCCATCCGCCGCATCGTCTTCTCCGCCCTCAAGAAGTTCGACGGCGAGGGACGGCGCGACCTCAACGCCCAGGAGGTCAAGCAGATCGGCGGCCGCGCCGGGCGCTTCGGCCGCTTCGAGGAAGGCATCGTCGCGGTGCTGGCCGGCGCCGGCAGCCCCGACTTCGTGCGCCACCTGCTGAATGCCCCGCCCGCGCCCCCCGCCGAACTCCGCCCCCAGGTGCAGCCGGACGCCGATATCGTGCAGGCGGTGGCCGCCGAAATTGGCTCCGACAGCCTGTTCGGCGTGCTGGCGCGCATCAAGCGCGCCGTGCTGCGGCTCGACGACCCCAACTACCGCCTGGCCGACATGACCCAGGCCGCCGCCATCGCCTCGGCCATCGATGGCGTCGGCCTCGCGCTGATGGACCGCTGGACTTACGCCCTCTGCCCGGTGGACGAGCGCGATAACGGCATCCAGCGCTTGGCCCGCTGGGCAGTGGACCACGCCGCCGGCCGCCCCGTCGTGCCCCCCGCCGCCGGCCGCCTGCCCGACCCGATGCAGGCCAGCGGCGAGGAGCTGCAGCGCGGCGAGAAGGTGCACAAGCGCTTGGTGGCCTGGCGCTGGCTCTCGCTGCGCTTCCCCGCCGCCTACCCGGACATGGAACGCGCCGAGGCCGAGACGATGCGGCTGGACCACTGGATCGAGGACGTGCTGCGGCAGCAGCGGCGGGGGCGGACGGCGCTGGCTGGCTGA
- a CDS encoding peroxiredoxin, translating into METEQATRSRLTSQMLPALSLPSTAGGAVDLAALPAGRSVIYAYPRTSEPGQPAPQGWDMIPGARGCTPQACTFRDHHAELAALGAGVFGLSTQPTAYQQEMAERLHLPFPVLSDAEFHLTDALDLPSFTADGMRLLKRLTLILRDKRIEAVLYPVTAPERSAEEVVAWLKAHPL; encoded by the coding sequence ATGGAAACCGAACAGGCCACCCGAAGCCGGCTGACCAGCCAGATGCTGCCCGCGCTGTCGTTGCCTTCCACGGCGGGCGGCGCCGTGGACCTGGCCGCCCTGCCCGCCGGGCGCAGCGTGATCTACGCCTATCCCCGCACCAGCGAGCCCGGGCAACCAGCGCCGCAAGGCTGGGACATGATCCCCGGCGCGCGCGGCTGCACCCCGCAGGCCTGCACCTTCCGCGACCACCATGCGGAGCTGGCGGCGCTGGGGGCCGGCGTGTTCGGCCTCAGCACCCAGCCCACCGCCTACCAGCAGGAAATGGCGGAACGCCTGCACCTGCCCTTTCCCGTGCTGAGCGACGCCGAATTCCACCTGACCGACGCGCTGGACCTGCCGAGCTTCACGGCCGACGGCATGCGCCTGCTGAAGCGCCTGACGCTGATCCTGCGCGACAAACGGATCGAGGCTGTGCTCTATCCCGTGACCGCCCCGGAACGGAGCGCGGAGGAGGTCGTCGCCTGGCTGAAGGCCCACCCGCTTTAG
- a CDS encoding YdcF family protein, whose amino-acid sequence MPRPALIIFGAAVRPDGGPSLTLRRRVQAAARFGATLDGPLYIPTGGQGRYGEPEAVIMARLLQDLGVSADAIRQEATAKDTLDSAVACATMLRGHDGPVWAVSSGYHLPRCVMLLRLMGLPARAAPPPEAAMGWRDRWWWRAREGAALPVDAVLGLRARWRRR is encoded by the coding sequence ATGCCGCGCCCCGCCCTGATCATCTTCGGCGCCGCCGTGCGCCCCGATGGCGGCCCCAGCCTGACGTTGCGCCGCCGTGTGCAGGCCGCCGCGCGCTTCGGCGCGACGCTGGACGGCCCGCTCTACATCCCCACCGGCGGCCAGGGCCGCTACGGCGAGCCGGAAGCGGTGATCATGGCCCGGCTGCTGCAGGACCTCGGCGTGTCAGCCGATGCCATCCGCCAGGAGGCGACGGCGAAGGACACGCTGGACTCGGCCGTCGCCTGCGCCACGATGTTGCGGGGGCATGACGGCCCCGTCTGGGCGGTCAGCAGCGGCTACCACCTGCCGCGCTGCGTGATGCTGCTGCGGCTGATGGGCCTGCCCGCCCGTGCCGCACCCCCGCCCGAGGCCGCGATGGGCTGGCGGGACCGCTGGTGGTGGCGGGCGCGGGAAGGGGCCGCGCTGCCGGTGGACGCGGTGCTCGGGCTGCGGGCGCGCTGGCGCCGCCGCTAA
- a CDS encoding class I SAM-dependent methyltransferase, which yields MQDATDSRLAEQYEAYPYPARDPRDEAKRLIVGSPSHLREIDHWVFGARRPASQPLQALMAGGGSGDGTMMLAQQLASAGRPGHVTWLDRSAAARAVAEQRARVRGLSNVSFRNGSLLDLATLGLGEFDYIDCCGVLHHLPDPAAGLASLAGALAPGGGIGLMVYAPHGRTGVYMLQDALRLLAPDSMPPAERVEIAKRLWKQLPETAWLRRNAWIDDHIRGGDAGLYDLLLNPRDVAFTVPQLAALIEGAGLQLRCFLEPGRYDPDRLLPDPRLRARTATLDAVGRAALAEAMAGNMGIHVAYCTRAADTPPQPAWDDPASVPVLREIDGPTLAKGIPPDGVLRIAFDDIRVGVPLPRLAAAILSRVDGRRSIGEIGAALAANGVAPEAFLRDFAALRAGLEPFNRLLLAAPA from the coding sequence ATGCAGGACGCGACCGACTCCCGCCTCGCCGAACAGTACGAGGCCTATCCCTACCCCGCCCGCGACCCGCGGGACGAGGCGAAGCGCCTGATCGTCGGCAGCCCCAGCCACCTCCGGGAAATCGACCACTGGGTGTTCGGCGCCCGCCGCCCCGCCAGTCAGCCGTTGCAAGCCCTGATGGCCGGCGGCGGCAGCGGCGACGGCACCATGATGCTGGCACAGCAGCTGGCCAGCGCCGGCCGCCCCGGCCACGTCACCTGGCTGGACCGCTCCGCCGCCGCGCGCGCGGTGGCGGAACAGCGCGCCCGGGTGCGCGGCCTGTCCAACGTGTCGTTCCGGAATGGCTCGCTGCTGGACCTCGCGACGCTGGGCCTGGGCGAGTTCGATTACATCGACTGTTGCGGCGTGCTGCACCACCTGCCGGACCCTGCGGCCGGCCTTGCTTCCCTGGCGGGCGCGTTGGCCCCCGGCGGCGGCATCGGCCTGATGGTCTACGCGCCGCACGGCCGCACCGGCGTCTACATGCTGCAGGACGCCTTGCGCCTGCTGGCGCCGGACAGCATGCCACCCGCCGAACGCGTGGAGATCGCCAAGCGCCTGTGGAAGCAGCTGCCCGAGACCGCCTGGCTGCGCCGCAACGCCTGGATCGACGACCACATCCGCGGCGGCGATGCCGGGCTCTACGACCTGCTGCTCAACCCGCGCGACGTCGCCTTCACCGTGCCGCAGCTCGCCGCCCTGATCGAGGGCGCCGGGCTGCAACTGCGCTGCTTCCTGGAACCCGGCCGCTACGACCCGGACCGCCTGTTGCCTGACCCCCGCCTGCGCGCCCGCACCGCCACGCTGGATGCCGTGGGCCGCGCCGCGCTGGCCGAGGCGATGGCCGGCAACATGGGCATCCACGTCGCCTACTGCACCCGCGCGGCGGACACGCCGCCCCAGCCCGCCTGGGACGACCCCGCCTCCGTCCCCGTCCTGCGCGAGATCGACGGCCCGACCCTGGCCAAGGGCATCCCGCCCGACGGCGTGCTGCGCATCGCCTTTGACGACATCCGCGTCGGCGTGCCGCTGCCGCGCCTGGCGGCCGCCATCCTGTCCCGCGTGGATGGCCGCCGCAGCATCGGCGAGATCGGTGCGGCGCTGGCCGCCAATGGCGTCGCGCCGGAAGCCTTTTTGCGCGACTTCGCGGCGCTGCGGGCGGGGCTGGAACCCTTCAACCGGCTGCTGCTGGCGGCACCCGCGTGA
- the radC gene encoding RadC family protein: protein MWLGKILRRGAAVPVYRPKPVGAAPPGFAEQSAGIDYGEARSSSSRVARPPAAARRRAPDDWDGEDRPAAEPSAGLPFASTGPQGHRGRMREKLLERGPGALADYELLEMLLFLAFKKGDTKPLAKALINRYGSFANVLTAPQQELMDTPGLGEHSVSAIKLVQDAALRLSRAEVMEKPVLNNWDRLIDYLNAAIAREKIEQFRILFLDSKNRLIADEAQARGTVNHTPVYPREVVKRALELHATALILVHNHPSGDPTPSRADIEMTAEIKAAGAVLSIVVHDHLIVGNGRHLSFRREGLL from the coding sequence ATGTGGCTGGGCAAGATCCTGCGGCGTGGCGCCGCCGTGCCGGTGTACCGCCCCAAGCCGGTGGGCGCGGCACCACCGGGCTTTGCCGAGCAGTCGGCCGGCATCGACTACGGCGAGGCGCGGTCCAGCAGCAGCCGGGTCGCCCGCCCGCCCGCCGCCGCCCGCCGTCGCGCGCCGGACGACTGGGATGGCGAGGACCGCCCCGCCGCCGAGCCCTCCGCCGGCCTGCCCTTCGCCAGCACGGGCCCGCAGGGGCACCGCGGCCGCATGCGGGAAAAACTGCTGGAACGCGGCCCCGGCGCGCTGGCGGATTACGAGCTGCTGGAGATGCTGCTGTTTCTGGCCTTCAAGAAGGGCGACACCAAGCCCTTGGCCAAGGCGCTGATCAACCGCTACGGCTCCTTCGCCAACGTCCTGACGGCGCCGCAGCAGGAGCTGATGGACACGCCGGGGCTGGGTGAGCACAGCGTCAGCGCCATCAAGCTGGTGCAGGACGCGGCGTTGCGCCTGTCCCGGGCCGAGGTCATGGAAAAGCCTGTCCTCAACAACTGGGACCGGCTGATCGACTACCTGAACGCCGCCATCGCGCGTGAGAAGATCGAGCAGTTCCGCATTCTGTTCCTGGACAGCAAGAACCGTCTGATCGCCGACGAGGCGCAGGCGCGCGGCACCGTCAACCACACGCCGGTCTATCCGCGCGAGGTGGTCAAGCGCGCGCTGGAACTGCACGCGACGGCGCTGATCCTGGTGCACAACCACCCCAGCGGCGACCCCACGCCGTCGCGCGCCGACATCGAGATGACGGCCGAGATCAAGGCCGCCGGCGCGGTGCTGTCCATCGTGGTGCATGACCACCTGATCGTCGGCAACGGGCGGCACCTGTCGTTCCGGCGGGAAGGTTTGCTGTAG
- the ltnD gene encoding L-threonate dehydrogenase, which produces MRTGVIGLGSMGMGAALSALRAGLEVTGVDPRAAARDSFAEAGGGAVARAAELPEGTQALVVLVVNAAQTEAALFGPDGALPRLAPGAVVISSATMAPEDARRIAERLGAAGMLALDAPVSGGAAKAATGEMTVMASGSAAAFDAAAPVLAAIATKVWRLGEAPGIGATVKVVHQLLAGVHIAVAAEAMALGIRAGADPQQLYDVVTSAAGNSWMFENRMARVLAADDAPRSAVDIFVKDLGLVTQMAKSLDFPVPLAAQAQQLFTAAHAQGHGQKDDGFVIRVWQALTGIKLPGD; this is translated from the coding sequence ATGCGAACGGGCGTCATCGGGCTGGGCAGCATGGGCATGGGGGCAGCCCTGTCGGCGCTGCGGGCCGGGCTGGAGGTGACGGGGGTGGACCCCCGCGCCGCGGCGCGCGACAGCTTCGCGGAGGCGGGCGGCGGCGCCGTGGCCCGCGCGGCGGAATTGCCGGAAGGCACCCAGGCGCTGGTGGTGCTGGTGGTCAATGCGGCGCAGACGGAGGCCGCGCTGTTCGGCCCGGACGGCGCCCTACCCCGCTTGGCGCCCGGCGCGGTCGTCATCTCGTCGGCCACCATGGCGCCGGAGGATGCCCGGCGCATCGCGGAGCGGCTGGGGGCGGCTGGGATGCTGGCGCTGGACGCGCCCGTGTCCGGCGGCGCCGCCAAGGCCGCGACCGGCGAGATGACCGTGATGGCCAGCGGCAGCGCGGCCGCCTTCGACGCCGCCGCCCCCGTGCTGGCCGCCATCGCCACCAAGGTGTGGCGCCTGGGCGAGGCGCCAGGCATCGGCGCCACCGTCAAGGTGGTGCACCAGCTGCTGGCCGGCGTGCACATTGCCGTGGCGGCCGAGGCCATGGCGCTGGGCATCCGCGCCGGCGCCGACCCGCAGCAGCTTTACGACGTGGTGACCAGCGCCGCCGGCAATTCCTGGATGTTCGAGAACCGCATGGCCCGCGTGCTGGCGGCGGACGACGCGCCACGCTCGGCGGTGGATATCTTCGTGAAGGATCTCGGCCTGGTCACGCAGATGGCGAAGTCACTGGACTTCCCGGTGCCGCTGGCCGCCCAGGCGCAACAGCTCTTCACGGCGGCCCACGCGCAGGGGCACGGGCAAAAGGACGATGGCTTCGTGATCCGGGTGTGGCAGGCGCTGACCGGGATCAAGCTGCCGGGGGACTGA
- a CDS encoding isochorismatase family protein: protein MTDELDIYKSQGFAQTVGIGAAPAVVVVDFVKGFTDPAHFGGGNIGEAISRTVELLALARARGWPVAHTRVVYADDGADGGAFALKVPPLLTLTEHSPLSQIVPELEPAPGEMVFRKRQPSAFFGTELAGWLAFRRVDTLLVAGCTTSGCVRATVVDSCSHSFRTVVVTDCVGDRALGPHEANLFDMGQKYADLMTVEELRGANAAG from the coding sequence ATGACCGACGAGCTGGATATCTACAAGAGCCAGGGCTTCGCGCAGACGGTGGGAATCGGCGCCGCCCCGGCGGTGGTGGTGGTCGATTTCGTCAAGGGCTTCACCGACCCCGCGCATTTCGGCGGCGGCAATATCGGCGAGGCCATCAGCCGCACGGTGGAGCTGCTGGCGCTGGCCCGCGCCCGGGGCTGGCCGGTGGCGCATACCCGCGTGGTCTACGCCGATGACGGGGCGGATGGCGGGGCCTTCGCGCTCAAGGTGCCACCCCTGCTGACGCTGACGGAACACAGCCCGCTGTCGCAGATCGTGCCCGAACTCGAGCCGGCACCGGGCGAGATGGTGTTCCGCAAGCGCCAGCCCAGCGCCTTCTTCGGCACCGAGCTGGCCGGCTGGCTGGCCTTTCGCCGGGTGGACACGCTGCTGGTGGCCGGGTGCACCACCTCCGGCTGCGTGCGCGCCACGGTGGTCGATTCCTGCAGCCATAGCTTCCGCACCGTGGTGGTGACGGATTGCGTGGGCGACCGCGCCCTGGGGCCGCACGAGGCGAACCTCTTCGACATGGGGCAGAAATACGCGGACCTGATGACGGTGGAGGAACTGCGGGGGGCGAACGCCGCAGGCTGA
- the rsmA gene encoding 16S rRNA (adenine(1518)-N(6)/adenine(1519)-N(6))-dimethyltransferase RsmA translates to MPALPELRDVIARHGLAARKSLGQHFLLDPGVCARIAAIAGPLDGRQVLEVGPGPGGLTRALLDSPAARVVAVELDRRAIAALAELSDSYPGRLQVVEGDAMKARTEELLPEGPRRVVANLPYNVGTPLLVGWIKQAALFESLTLMFQQEVAERICAAPDTDAYGRLSVLAQWRCECRMAMRLPPGAFTPPPKVWSAVVQLVPRPEAPAPALLAAMEKLTAAAFGQRRKMLRSSLKALGDSDALLEQGGIVATRRAETLSVAEFEGLARLLAAR, encoded by the coding sequence GTGCCGGCCCTGCCGGAGCTGCGCGATGTCATCGCGCGGCACGGGCTGGCGGCGCGCAAGTCGCTGGGCCAGCACTTCCTGCTGGACCCGGGGGTTTGCGCGCGCATCGCCGCCATCGCCGGGCCGTTGGACGGACGGCAGGTGCTGGAGGTCGGCCCCGGCCCCGGCGGCCTGACCCGCGCGCTGCTGGACAGCCCCGCCGCCCGCGTGGTGGCGGTGGAACTGGACCGCCGCGCCATCGCCGCCCTGGCCGAGCTGTCGGACAGCTATCCCGGCCGCCTGCAGGTGGTGGAAGGCGACGCCATGAAGGCCCGCACGGAGGAGCTGCTGCCCGAGGGGCCGCGCCGCGTGGTGGCCAACCTGCCCTACAACGTCGGCACGCCGCTGCTGGTCGGCTGGATCAAGCAGGCGGCGCTGTTCGAGAGCCTGACGCTGATGTTCCAGCAGGAGGTGGCCGAGCGCATCTGCGCCGCGCCGGACACCGACGCCTATGGCCGGCTGTCCGTGCTGGCGCAGTGGCGCTGCGAATGCCGCATGGCGATGCGCCTGCCGCCGGGCGCCTTCACGCCGCCGCCCAAGGTCTGGTCCGCCGTGGTGCAGCTGGTGCCGCGGCCAGAAGCGCCGGCGCCGGCGCTGCTGGCGGCCATGGAAAAGCTCACCGCCGCCGCCTTCGGCCAGCGCCGCAAGATGCTGCGCTCCAGCCTCAAGGCCCTGGGCGACTCGGACGCGCTGCTGGAACAGGGCGGCATTGTCGCCACCCGCCGGGCCGAAACCCTGTCCGTGGCGGAGTTCGAGGGGCTGGCGAGGCTGCTCGCCGCGCGCTGA
- a CDS encoding peptidylprolyl isomerase, with the protein MRATSSPRLPSLPALRALALAAPLLLAPALLPAAVPGAGVAAAQTNRIVSVVNGDVVTANEIANRARLFALNSGMGANAEVLARLTPQVTRLLVDERLRLQEIQRRRILVADQEVGEAVADIEQRNGLPPGGLAAQLRGSGVEPRALYDQIRVQIGWARLVRAMLGAQGEVSPREVEEFVAAHQARIGEPEYLVSEIFVPVEDVSSEAEVRRFVDDVVAQLRRGVPFPAAATQFSQSQTALQGGDMGWVRADEFDPAVASIVSRMPVGAIANPTKVPGGFQIVALRQKRETGREIATLVSLRQAFFPFTSPLDPQNPTDQQRSAVERSRTLEGKACPVVEAAARGQNGNRPADPGQVRLDTLQPPPLRNLIAGLPVGRASQPIITPDGVMIIAVCTKEQRNLAELTPDQARSQILRDRAELTSRQLQRDLRRRAVIEQRS; encoded by the coding sequence ATGCGTGCCACTTCCTCCCCCCGCCTCCCGTCCCTTCCTGCCCTGCGGGCGCTCGCGCTGGCGGCGCCGCTGCTGCTGGCCCCCGCGCTGCTGCCGGCCGCCGTGCCGGGCGCCGGGGTCGCGGCGGCGCAAACCAACCGCATCGTGTCGGTGGTCAACGGCGACGTCGTCACCGCCAACGAGATCGCCAACCGCGCCCGGCTGTTCGCGCTGAACAGCGGCATGGGCGCCAATGCGGAGGTGCTGGCGCGCCTGACCCCGCAGGTCACCCGCCTGCTGGTGGATGAGCGGCTGCGGCTGCAGGAGATCCAGCGCCGCCGCATCCTGGTGGCCGACCAGGAAGTGGGCGAGGCGGTGGCCGACATCGAGCAGCGCAACGGCCTGCCCCCCGGCGGGCTGGCCGCCCAGCTGCGCGGATCGGGCGTCGAGCCCCGCGCGCTGTATGACCAGATCCGCGTGCAGATCGGCTGGGCCCGGCTGGTGCGCGCCATGCTGGGCGCGCAGGGCGAGGTGTCGCCGCGCGAGGTGGAAGAGTTCGTCGCCGCCCACCAGGCCCGCATCGGTGAGCCGGAATACCTGGTGAGCGAGATCTTCGTGCCGGTGGAGGACGTGTCCTCCGAGGCCGAGGTGCGGCGCTTTGTGGACGACGTGGTGGCGCAGCTGCGCCGCGGCGTGCCGTTCCCCGCCGCCGCCACCCAGTTCAGCCAAAGCCAGACCGCGCTGCAGGGCGGCGACATGGGCTGGGTGCGGGCCGACGAGTTCGACCCCGCCGTCGCCTCCATCGTCAGCCGCATGCCGGTGGGCGCCATCGCCAACCCCACCAAGGTGCCGGGCGGCTTCCAGATCGTGGCGCTGCGCCAGAAGCGCGAAACGGGGCGCGAGATCGCGACGCTGGTCAGCCTGCGCCAGGCCTTCTTCCCCTTCACCTCGCCGCTGGACCCGCAGAACCCGACGGACCAGCAGCGCAGCGCCGTGGAACGCTCCCGCACCCTGGAAGGCAAGGCCTGCCCGGTGGTGGAAGCCGCGGCGCGTGGCCAGAACGGCAACCGCCCGGCCGACCCGGGGCAGGTGCGGCTGGACACGCTGCAGCCGCCGCCGCTGCGCAACCTGATCGCCGGCCTGCCGGTCGGCCGCGCCAGCCAGCCCATCATCACGCCGGATGGCGTCATGATCATCGCCGTCTGCACCAAGGAACAGCGCAACCTGGCGGAGCTGACGCCGGACCAGGCGCGCTCCCAGATCCTGCGAGACCGCGCCGAGCTGACCTCCCGCCAGCTGCAGCGCGACCTGCGCCGCCGCGCCGTGATCGAGCAGCGGAGCTGA